One part of the Acetoanaerobium sticklandii genome encodes these proteins:
- a CDS encoding GTP pyrophosphokinase — protein MELNQWKTVLIPYQYAVEELKVKFKNIRKELIDNGEYSPIEFVTGRVKKISSIIDKAKRLDIDLSEVDDKIEDIAGIRIMCQFVEDIYTVVSYIRSRKDMDVLYEKDYIKNDKSSGYRSYHVIIKYPIQTVSGVVDILAEIQIRTLSMNFWATIEHSLKYKYNHYIPSDIAQRLRKAADAAFNLDQEMSVIREEIMRAQVMFEMKSVTVKDIIYSIQELQKMGLTDEAKDFQRRFDAVSTVSEMDDIIMLRNELNKRIYELKKS, from the coding sequence ATGGAACTTAATCAATGGAAAACTGTTCTTATTCCTTATCAGTACGCTGTAGAGGAACTAAAAGTAAAATTCAAAAATATTCGCAAAGAGCTAATAGACAATGGCGAATATTCTCCTATTGAGTTCGTTACGGGAAGAGTAAAAAAAATATCATCAATTATAGATAAAGCCAAGCGCTTAGATATTGACTTAAGCGAAGTAGATGACAAAATTGAAGATATAGCTGGGATAAGAATAATGTGCCAGTTTGTAGAGGATATATATACTGTGGTTTCTTATATAAGAAGCCGTAAGGATATGGATGTGCTTTATGAAAAGGATTATATTAAAAATGACAAGTCAAGTGGTTATAGAAGCTACCATGTAATAATAAAATACCCCATTCAAACTGTATCTGGAGTAGTTGACATCCTAGCAGAAATTCAAATAAGAACTCTATCTATGAACTTTTGGGCTACTATTGAGCATTCTTTGAAGTATAAGTATAACCACTATATTCCTTCTGATATAGCGCAAAGACTAAGAAAAGCTGCTGATGCCGCTTTTAATTTAGACCAAGAGATGAGTGTGATTAGAGAAGAAATAATGAGAGCTCAGGTTATGTTTGAAATGAAATCAGTAACTGTAAAGGATATCATTTACAGCATTCAGGAGCTTCAAAAAATGGGTCTTACTGATGAAGCTAAGGATTTTCAACGCAGATTTGATGCAGTAAGCACTGTATCTGAAATGGACGATATAATAATGCTTAGAAATGAGCTTAACAAACGTATTTATGAACTAAAAAAATCGTAA
- a CDS encoding 6-phosphofructokinase, which yields MVLKGKVVIAQGGGPTAVINQSLVGAALESRKFPQVERVYGAVHGVRGIINEDFLDLTQETTHNLECVANTPSSALFSTRDKPDEKYCKEIFEVLKAHDVRYFFYIGGNDSASTVNIVNENAKKSSYEFRAIHIPKTIDNDLLVNDHTPGYGSAAKFVSQAFNGVDLDNRALPGVYIGVVMGRDAGFLTAASAIAQKFPDDGPHLIYLPEVPFDKEKFLGDVREIYRKYGRCVVAVSEGIKNEDGVPVAKDLMSKIEYDAHGNIVLSSTGALGEKLASYVKENLGISRVRSDTFGYLQRSFMGCVSEVDQHEAREVGEKAAQFALWHNMDGSITIHRTGDYSVDYRLTSLDKVAKYTKSMPEHFINKEGNHVTEAFKNYLRPLIGQDPFTAHMLRAPKVDKILKNI from the coding sequence ATGGTACTAAAAGGCAAGGTTGTCATAGCTCAAGGTGGAGGACCTACAGCTGTAATTAATCAATCTTTAGTTGGTGCAGCTTTAGAGTCTAGAAAATTTCCTCAGGTTGAGAGAGTTTATGGAGCAGTTCATGGTGTTAGAGGTATAATTAATGAAGACTTTCTTGATCTTACTCAAGAAACGACTCATAATTTGGAATGCGTTGCGAATACACCATCTTCAGCGTTATTTTCTACTAGAGATAAGCCTGATGAAAAATATTGCAAGGAGATATTTGAGGTATTAAAGGCTCATGATGTGAGATATTTCTTTTATATTGGAGGAAATGATTCTGCATCAACTGTGAATATAGTTAATGAAAATGCAAAAAAATCCTCATATGAGTTTAGGGCTATACATATTCCTAAAACCATAGACAATGATCTTTTAGTAAATGATCACACTCCAGGATATGGTTCTGCTGCAAAGTTTGTTTCTCAAGCTTTCAATGGAGTTGATTTAGATAATAGAGCACTTCCAGGTGTTTATATAGGAGTAGTTATGGGAAGGGATGCAGGTTTTTTAACTGCAGCTTCCGCCATTGCTCAGAAATTTCCTGACGATGGGCCTCACCTCATATACTTGCCAGAGGTTCCATTTGACAAAGAGAAATTTTTGGGAGACGTAAGAGAAATATATAGAAAATACGGTAGATGCGTTGTTGCAGTATCAGAAGGTATAAAAAATGAAGATGGCGTTCCTGTTGCAAAAGACTTAATGAGCAAGATAGAATACGATGCTCATGGCAATATAGTCCTTTCTTCTACAGGTGCATTAGGAGAAAAGTTAGCTAGCTATGTAAAAGAAAATTTAGGAATAAGCAGAGTCAGATCAGATACTTTTGGATATTTGCAAAGGTCATTCATGGGATGTGTTTCTGAAGTGGATCAGCATGAGGCTAGAGAAGTGGGAGAAAAAGCAGCGCAGTTTGCTCTTTGGCATAATATGGATGGTTCCATTACTATACACAGAACTGGAGATTATTCTGTAGATTACAGGCTTACTAGTTTAGACAAGGTAGCCAAATATACAAAATCAATGCCGGAACATTTTATAAATAAAGAAGGAAATCATGTAACAGAGGCTTTTAAAAATTATCTAAGGCCGCTTATAGGTCAAGACCCATTTACAGCTCATATGCTTAGAGCTCCTAAAGTAGATAAAATTCTTAAAAATATATAA
- a CDS encoding metallophosphoesterase — MKIYAIGDLHLSSNSNKPMDIFGWHNHKERIFEDWKAKVKSEDLVLLVGDTSWAIHLDEAKQDLQEIAELPGTKVLIKGNHDYWWGTLSKMNKLYDNMFFLHNNVYVFGDYVICGTRGWLCPNETKFTEEDLKVYEREAMRFRNSLDKAKSTGVKTIIAMLHYPPTNELFENSLFTALINEYNVDKVVYGHLHGNDFFKTGLQGRVNNVEYSLVSCDYLDFKLKELI, encoded by the coding sequence ATGAAAATATATGCTATAGGAGATCTTCATCTCTCAAGTAATTCAAACAAGCCTATGGACATATTCGGATGGCATAATCACAAAGAAAGAATATTTGAAGATTGGAAGGCTAAGGTAAAATCTGAAGACTTGGTGCTTTTGGTAGGAGACACCTCATGGGCAATTCATTTAGATGAAGCAAAACAAGATTTGCAAGAAATTGCTGAGCTTCCAGGTACAAAAGTATTGATTAAAGGAAACCACGACTACTGGTGGGGTACTTTAAGCAAAATGAATAAATTATATGATAATATGTTTTTCCTTCATAACAACGTATATGTATTTGGAGACTACGTTATCTGCGGAACAAGAGGCTGGCTTTGTCCAAATGAAACAAAGTTTACAGAAGAAGATTTAAAGGTGTATGAAAGAGAAGCTATGAGATTTAGAAATTCTCTAGATAAAGCAAAAAGTACAGGTGTAAAAACTATTATAGCCATGCTTCATTATCCGCCTACAAATGAGCTGTTTGAGAATTCGTTGTTTACAGCTCTAATTAATGAGTATAATGTTGATAAAGTGGTCTATGGTCACCTTCATGGCAATGATTTTTTTAAAACTGGACTTCAAGGTAGAGTAAACAATGTGGAATATTCTTTGGTGTCATGTGACTACTTGGATTTTAAACTCAAGGAATTAATTTAG